From Bacillus marinisedimentorum, the proteins below share one genomic window:
- a CDS encoding glutaredoxin family protein, with protein MAVPHVILYTRENCPLCDGAKRVIEELYEEVPFTLDITDIHSDDRLLETYQLMIPVVNIDGRDAFFGKVVKSEIRKRLLTKQQ; from the coding sequence ATGGCTGTTCCGCACGTTATTTTATATACGAGAGAAAATTGCCCGTTATGTGATGGGGCAAAACGGGTAATAGAAGAATTGTACGAAGAAGTCCCGTTTACGCTGGATATAACAGACATCCATTCCGACGACCGTCTGCTGGAAACGTACCAGTTGATGATTCCTGTCGTGAATATCGACGGTCGCGATGCCTTTTTTGGCAAAGTTGTGAAAAGCGAAATAAGAAAGCGTTTGCTTACAAAACAACAGTAA
- the rpoN gene encoding RNA polymerase factor sigma-54, giving the protein MDLGLFQQQTLKLVMTNELRQAITLLQYSAVELQEFVEEQALENPLIDLAEQASAAEPVSMGSYSGNGRKSEQHNPFDFISSNETSLRDYLQEQISYQKLSSDIKKALSFLVDSLDENGYLSEPLETAAAKTGVSMEDTEAALEILHTLEPAGVGARDLGECLFIQLKQLYPRHYLAEKVVSEHLQDFAFKKWRELAKKLDTDLQALQDVYDVVQGLNPRPGALYAGDKPRYIVPDITVRRNGMHYEITMNDQYTPQININRQYQNYIHDNSKSEEAKYIQNKFQQMVWLIKSIEQRRSTLLKVMSVILERQEDFFEIGPQHLKPMTLREVAEEADIHESTVSRAVKNKYVQTPHGLFELKYFFTAGLKTATGAEASAEVVKEMVKGLIDKEDAKKPFSDQKLVEALQKEKGIVVSRRTIAKYREQMNIPSSSKRKRF; this is encoded by the coding sequence ATGGATTTAGGTCTATTTCAACAACAGACGCTTAAGCTTGTTATGACGAATGAGTTACGGCAGGCAATCACGCTTCTTCAGTATTCTGCAGTCGAGCTGCAGGAGTTTGTTGAGGAGCAGGCGCTTGAAAATCCTCTGATCGATCTGGCGGAGCAGGCATCTGCGGCTGAACCGGTTTCTATGGGCAGCTACAGCGGGAACGGGCGTAAGAGCGAACAACATAATCCTTTTGATTTTATAAGCAGCAACGAAACAAGCCTCCGGGATTATTTGCAGGAGCAGATTTCCTATCAGAAACTTTCAAGTGATATAAAGAAAGCGCTGTCATTTTTGGTGGATTCATTGGATGAAAACGGGTACTTATCTGAACCGCTTGAAACCGCTGCCGCCAAAACAGGCGTTTCTATGGAAGATACAGAGGCTGCGCTTGAGATTTTGCACACGCTTGAGCCGGCCGGTGTCGGTGCGCGTGATCTGGGCGAATGCCTTTTTATCCAGCTTAAGCAGCTTTATCCGCGGCATTATCTTGCTGAAAAAGTGGTGTCGGAACATCTTCAGGACTTCGCTTTTAAGAAATGGCGTGAATTGGCGAAGAAGCTGGATACTGACCTGCAGGCGCTTCAAGATGTGTATGATGTAGTCCAGGGTCTTAATCCGAGGCCGGGTGCCCTATATGCCGGCGACAAGCCGAGATATATCGTGCCGGATATAACCGTGCGCCGAAACGGTATGCATTATGAAATCACAATGAACGACCAGTATACACCGCAAATCAATATAAACAGGCAATATCAAAATTACATTCACGATAACAGCAAGTCAGAAGAAGCGAAGTATATCCAGAATAAATTCCAGCAGATGGTCTGGCTGATTAAATCGATTGAACAAAGAAGATCGACACTCCTCAAAGTGATGTCCGTCATCCTTGAGCGGCAGGAAGACTTTTTTGAAATCGGTCCTCAGCATTTAAAGCCGATGACGCTACGGGAAGTAGCTGAAGAGGCAGATATCCATGAGTCGACGGTCAGCCGCGCGGTTAAAAACAAATATGTCCAGACACCGCACGGGTTGTTCGAACTGAAGTATTTTTTCACAGCCGGATTGAAAACGGCTACTGGAGCAGAAGCCTCTGCTGAAGTTGTTAAAGAGATGGTCAAAGGATTAATAGATAAAGAGGATGCGAAAAAACCTTTTTCAGACCAGAAGCTGGTTGAAGCACTTCAAAAGGAAAAAGGGATCGTCGTTTCCCGTAGGACGATTGCGAAATACCGGGAACAAATGAATATCCCGTCCTCATCGAAACGGAAACGATTTTAA
- the clpP gene encoding ATP-dependent Clp endopeptidase proteolytic subunit ClpP — translation MNLIPTVIEQTNRGERAYDIYSRLLKDRIIMLGSGIDDNVANSIVAQLLFLAAEDPEKDISLYINSPGGSITAGMAIYDTMQYIKPNVSTICIGMAASMGAFLLAAGEPGKRFALPNSEVMIHQPLGGTQGQAADIEIHAKRILQMREKLNQILSERTGQPLEVIERDTDRDNFMTAEAAKEYGLIDKVISNPPTTEDKK, via the coding sequence ATGAATTTGATTCCTACAGTCATTGAACAGACGAATCGCGGGGAACGTGCTTATGACATTTATTCCCGCCTGTTGAAAGATCGAATCATTATGCTGGGAAGCGGAATTGACGACAATGTTGCCAATTCGATTGTGGCCCAGCTGCTGTTTTTGGCCGCTGAAGATCCGGAGAAGGATATTTCTCTTTATATCAACAGCCCGGGCGGTTCGATTACTGCCGGCATGGCCATCTACGATACAATGCAGTACATTAAGCCGAATGTATCAACAATTTGCATCGGCATGGCCGCTTCTATGGGTGCTTTCTTGCTGGCAGCAGGCGAGCCGGGCAAACGTTTTGCCCTGCCTAACAGTGAAGTCATGATCCATCAGCCGCTCGGCGGAACACAGGGTCAGGCAGCCGATATTGAAATCCACGCTAAGCGTATCCTGCAAATGCGCGAAAAGCTGAACCAGATTTTGTCCGAGCGCACAGGCCAGCCGCTTGAAGTGATCGAACGCGATACAGACCGTGATAACTTCATGACAGCCGAGGCTGCAAAAGAATACGGCTTGATCGACAAAGTCATCAGCAACCCGCCGACAACTGAAGACAAAAAGTAA
- a CDS encoding HPr family phosphocarrier protein has protein sequence MVERQIVVELESGLQARPAALFVQEANRFDSDVFVEKDGKKVNAKSIMGIMSLAVASGAEVTLQADGKDEEQAVEALSAFVEKKDLKS, from the coding sequence GTGGTTGAGAGACAAATTGTAGTTGAACTTGAATCGGGGCTTCAGGCCAGGCCGGCTGCACTGTTTGTACAGGAAGCGAACCGGTTTGATTCAGACGTTTTTGTAGAAAAAGACGGAAAGAAAGTGAATGCAAAAAGCATAATGGGCATCATGAGCCTTGCCGTTGCCTCCGGTGCGGAAGTCACCTTGCAGGCAGATGGAAAAGATGAGGAGCAGGCGGTCGAAGCCCTTTCGGCATTTGTGGAAAAGAAAGACTTGAAATCATAA
- the whiA gene encoding DNA-binding protein WhiA: MSFASETKKELTTLELDENCMKPELAALIRMNGSLSFTNQKLVLDVQTENAAIARRMYTLIKRGYGVPVELLVRKKMRLKKNNVYIVRLKEQAREILEDLAILEGQFSFTHKIPAKFTKKKACKRAYLRGAFLAGGSINNPETSSYHLEVFSLYREHNQSLCDLMNMFDLNAKTLERKKGFIVYLKEGEKISEFLNIIGAHQALLHFEDVRIVRDMRNSVNRLVNCETANLNKTIGAALRQVENIKLIRDTIGFEALPDKLREIARLRLEYQDVTLKELGDMLENGKISKSGINHRLRKLDQIAEKIRMGEPIS; encoded by the coding sequence ATGTCGTTTGCTTCAGAAACAAAGAAAGAACTGACAACGCTTGAACTGGATGAAAATTGCATGAAGCCTGAACTGGCGGCACTCATCCGCATGAATGGCTCCCTGTCATTCACGAACCAAAAGCTTGTCCTTGACGTACAGACGGAAAATGCGGCCATTGCCAGGAGGATGTACACATTGATTAAACGCGGCTACGGCGTTCCTGTCGAGCTGCTTGTCCGGAAGAAAATGCGGCTGAAGAAAAATAATGTATATATTGTCAGGCTGAAAGAACAGGCCCGGGAAATCCTTGAGGACCTTGCCATCCTTGAAGGGCAATTTTCATTCACCCATAAGATCCCTGCAAAGTTCACGAAAAAGAAAGCTTGCAAACGCGCCTATTTACGCGGTGCTTTCCTGGCAGGAGGATCCATAAACAACCCTGAAACGTCATCATACCATTTGGAGGTTTTTTCATTATATAGGGAACATAACCAGTCCTTGTGTGATCTCATGAATATGTTTGACCTGAACGCGAAAACACTTGAGCGGAAGAAAGGGTTTATCGTGTATTTGAAGGAAGGGGAAAAAATTTCCGAATTTCTGAATATCATCGGTGCCCACCAGGCGCTTCTCCACTTTGAAGATGTACGGATTGTCCGGGATATGCGCAACTCGGTCAACCGCCTTGTAAACTGTGAAACCGCAAATTTAAACAAAACAATCGGCGCAGCATTACGCCAGGTTGAAAATATAAAATTGATCCGGGATACGATCGGGTTTGAGGCTTTGCCTGACAAGCTCAGAGAAATCGCCCGGCTCCGCCTTGAATACCAGGATGTAACCTTGAAAGAACTCGGTGATATGCTCGAAAACGGAAAAATCAGCAAATCAGGCATCAACCACCGGCTGCGTAAATTGGATCAGATTGCCGAAAAGATAAGAATGGGTGAACCCATTTCTTGA
- a CDS encoding gluconeogenesis factor YvcK family protein yields MSNTENQGRKVVVIGGGTGMPVLLRGLKEYPLDITAIVTVADDGGSSGRLRDELFIPPPGDVRNVLIALAEVEPLFESLFQHRFSQGNGLSGHALGNLLLAAMTNITGDFVHGIQEMSRVLNVRGKVLPAANQSIVLNAELEDGTIVSGESNIPASGKKIKRVFITPEDVEPLYETLQEIREADMILIGPGSLYTSILPNLLVPKIGEELTASKARKVYVCNVMTQAGETTDYTASDHVKALYDHLHQPFIDTVIVNDTLVPEEIQALYAEEEAKPVLSDKSGLQTLGCEIISDGIIEYDRNVIRHDAKKIAKLIYEMITKGRPEG; encoded by the coding sequence ATGAGCAATACTGAGAACCAGGGCCGAAAAGTAGTTGTAATCGGCGGGGGAACAGGGATGCCTGTTCTATTGCGCGGGCTGAAGGAATATCCATTGGATATTACAGCAATTGTCACGGTTGCTGATGACGGCGGCAGTTCCGGCCGGCTCCGCGATGAGCTTTTCATTCCGCCGCCCGGTGATGTGCGGAATGTGCTGATTGCACTGGCAGAGGTTGAGCCGCTGTTCGAAAGCCTGTTTCAGCATCGTTTTTCCCAGGGGAACGGCCTGTCAGGGCACGCCCTCGGCAATTTGCTTCTTGCAGCCATGACGAATATCACCGGTGATTTCGTCCATGGCATCCAGGAGATGAGCCGGGTTTTGAATGTGCGGGGGAAAGTGCTCCCGGCCGCCAACCAGAGCATTGTGCTGAATGCGGAACTGGAAGACGGGACGATCGTAAGCGGTGAATCGAACATTCCCGCCTCTGGCAAAAAAATTAAACGCGTGTTCATCACTCCTGAAGATGTGGAGCCTTTATATGAAACGCTGCAGGAAATCAGGGAAGCGGACATGATTTTGATCGGTCCGGGAAGCCTGTATACTAGTATCCTTCCGAATTTGCTCGTGCCTAAAATCGGCGAGGAGTTGACCGCCTCAAAGGCACGGAAGGTGTACGTGTGCAATGTCATGACCCAGGCCGGTGAAACGACGGATTACACCGCCAGCGACCATGTGAAGGCCTTGTATGACCATTTGCACCAGCCGTTTATCGATACAGTCATTGTCAACGATACGCTCGTACCGGAAGAAATTCAGGCCCTATATGCAGAAGAAGAGGCAAAGCCGGTGCTGAGCGATAAAAGTGGACTGCAGACGCTCGGCTGTGAAATCATCAGTGACGGTATCATCGAATATGACCGAAATGTCATCCGGCATGATGCAAAAAAAATTGCAAAGCTCATTTATGAAATGATTACAAAGGGAAGACCTGAGGGGTAA
- the rapZ gene encoding RNase adapter RapZ, with product MAETSNQMVVITGMSGAGKSVAMQALEDLGFFCVDNMPPTLLPKFLELVKESRTKLNKVALVMDLRGREFFEKLSEVLDEIESEEWIQPQILFLDANDSVLVRRYKETRRSHPLAPEGLPLEGIRQERALLSDLKGKAQQSIDTSDLRPRQLREKVLKRFADSERYNFNVNIVSFGFKFGIPLDADLVFDVRFLPNPHYIDEMRPLTGLDEVVSNYVMKWPETQTFVNKLLDLLTFMLPEYKREGKSQLVIAIGCTGGQHRSVTLAEYLGDYFSKDYDTHVSHREMQRKERAR from the coding sequence ATGGCTGAAACATCAAACCAGATGGTTGTGATAACCGGCATGTCGGGAGCTGGAAAGTCGGTCGCCATGCAGGCGCTTGAGGACCTGGGCTTTTTTTGTGTCGATAACATGCCGCCGACACTGCTGCCGAAATTCCTTGAATTGGTGAAAGAGTCGCGCACAAAACTGAATAAAGTCGCCCTAGTCATGGACTTGCGCGGCCGTGAATTTTTTGAGAAGCTCAGCGAAGTGCTCGATGAAATCGAATCGGAAGAATGGATTCAGCCGCAAATCCTGTTCCTGGATGCGAATGATTCCGTCCTTGTCCGGCGCTACAAAGAGACACGGCGCTCTCATCCGCTGGCACCTGAAGGGCTGCCGCTTGAAGGGATCAGGCAGGAACGGGCCCTGTTAAGTGATTTGAAAGGAAAAGCCCAGCAGTCGATTGATACATCCGACCTGCGGCCGCGGCAGCTCCGTGAAAAAGTGTTAAAGCGGTTTGCGGACAGTGAGCGGTATAATTTCAATGTCAATATCGTATCATTCGGCTTCAAATTCGGCATTCCGCTTGATGCCGATCTTGTATTCGACGTCCGTTTCCTTCCAAACCCGCATTATATTGATGAAATGCGCCCGCTGACCGGCCTTGACGAAGTCGTCTCCAACTACGTGATGAAATGGCCTGAGACCCAGACATTCGTCAATAAGCTTCTCGATCTGCTCACGTTTATGCTCCCCGAGTACAAACGGGAGGGGAAGAGCCAGCTTGTGATTGCGATTGGCTGTACTGGAGGCCAGCACAGATCGGTGACGCTTGCTGAATATCTCGGGGATTATTTTTCCAAGGACTATGACACACATGTATCACACCGGGAGATGCAGCGGAAGGAACGCGCAAGATGA